CGAGATGCGTTCAACATTGTTGCGCGCGCGCATATCCGCTTCAATCCGTCGATAGGACAGGACAAGACCGGCAAGCGCAACCGACAGCATGACAACCACCAGCGCCGCATTGGCGATGGTTTGCAAATTGGCAAGTCTGCGCCCGGCATCAACAATTTCCGGCGACACGGTGAGATGTTCACCGCCACCGGCGGCGATCTGGGAAATGCTGTTGAGCGCCAGCGACAGACGACCGGAGTCACCAATTACTTCCTGCGGCAGGTCCGACACGATCAGGGCTTCAATCACCGAGCCCTGGAACATGTACCAGATCAAAAGCAAAAACAGCGCGGGAAGCCCGCACCATGCTGCTGTGTAAGCCCCATAGTGAACCGGCAAGGAATGAAGATTGCTGTGCCGGCCACCAGAAAGGGCAACAGCCCGCTGGCGTCCGAAATAAAAGGACAGCGCGCAAAGTGCGGCAACCGCGAGCAACAGGAAAGACAGGGACATTATTTGAGATCCGTTCGCCAGATGAGCCTGCAAAGATCAGTTCGTGAGGCCAATAGGACAGAAACAATAAACAAATCAAGTCGAGATATAAAGAAACCGGTGGCGGCAAAGGCCGCCACCGGTTGAAAGATCGCGTTACATGCTCAGCGGCGAAAGGTTCATCGCAGCGTTACGAACAGCTTCACGCTCAGCGGCATCCATCGGGATCAGGCCACGGTCAGCAAGGTAACCTTCTGAGCCCCAAGCTTTGTCAGCGGTGAATTCAGCAAGATATTCCTTGATGCCCGGAATGGTGCCAACGTGCGCGTTCTTCACGTAGAAGAAGAGCGAACGGGAAACCGGATAGGAGCCGTCAGAGATTGCTTCGAAGGTCGGAGCAACGCCACCGATCAGCGAGCCCTGGAGCTTGTCGCCGTTCTGGTCAAGGAAGGAGAAGCCGAAGATGCCAAGTGCATCATGGTTGGCTTCGAGTTTCTGAACGATCAGGTTGTCGTTCTCGCCAGCTTCGACATAGGCACCGTCTTCACGTACGCCAGCGCAGACAGCTTTGTGCTGGTCTTTGTTGGTGTCTTTAAGAGCGGCGATTGCCGGGAACTCATCGCAAGCTTCTTCGAGTACCAGCTCGGTGAAGGCATCACGGGTACCGGAGGTCGGCGGCGGGCCGAGAACTTCGATTTTAACGTCCGGAAGGCTCGGATCGATTTCAGCCCAGGTGCTGTACGGGTTGTCGATCAGCGACTGGCCGTCTTTGGACGGAACGGTTTTTGCCAGAGCAAGGAAGATCTGCTCTTTGGTCAGGTCGAGCTGCGGCGCAGCGTTGGAGTTCGACAGAACGATACCGTCGTAACCAACTTTAACTTCGGTAACTTCCGAAATGCCGTTCTTCGCGCAAGTTTCAACTTCGGACTTCTTGATGCGACGCGAAGCGTTGGTGATGTCCGGATGCTGTTCGCCAACACCGGCGCAGAACAGCTTCAGACCACCGCCAGAACCGGTAGATTCGATAACCGGCGTTTTGAAGGAGGTGGTTTTACCGAATTCTTCTGCAACTGCGGTTGCGAACGGGAAGACGGTGGACGAACCAACGATACGAATCTGGTCGCGTGCTTCGGCAGCGCCAGCAAAGGCAACGCTCATAAGCGCCGCAACAGCAAGAGTCTTCTTCATCATAAATTCCCCAATGGTAGTTCCACTTCGGAACGGTGCAACGATCTGCGAGGCGGACTCTACCGCTGGGTGCTTACGGTATTGTGTCGCTTTTGTTAACGTTATGTGACAACGTATCAGAGCAGTAAAAACAGCCACTTATCATTAATAAAATCAATAAGTTAGCATTTTGCGACAACCATCCGAAAACGGTGGTTTTTCACTTCAACATGGCAAAATCGCGATTGATTGCGAAAGGCTGTAACAAAAACTGTCACATTTCGTCCAAAGGCGACCTTGGGTGTCGGGGAATGGTGTGAATTGACGATAATTGCCACCAAACCCTTTACATGACCCCATTTACACGCAACTGTTGTGCTTGGGGTCCAAACTCATTCACATGTCCGGCCCGGCAATTGATATGAGAGAAATGGCAAGGAAAAGCCAGCAGAGCCGAGTATTCTCCGGTCAAGGGGTTTGACGCAGAGGCTTTCTCTCATATCAATTGTCCTTTGGATCACCCGGATTTGCACGGGCTACTTTGTCGCAAAACCTTGAAAGATATAGATCTTCCTGTGGTTTTGCCCCGCATATCCGCACAAATCCGGGGGACCGGGACGATTATGTGAATGAGTTTGGACCCCAAGGGATCAAAAAATGCTGCGCGTAAGTACGCGGCCATAACAGGAGCACTTGATGAGCAACGCTGCACTCGACGAAATTCAGGAACTGATTCAGAAGCTGTCTGGCGAACTTGGAGATATGTCAGAGGCTGCGTCGCGCCATATTGATGATCTGCATGTTGCGGTCAATAACGTCGCATCGCACGTTCTGGCGATCGAGGCAGTTCTGTCACTGGTGGCCCAGAAGGTCGAGGTTGACGAAGCCGAAGCAATCAAGTGGATTCGTGACAAGACAGCGGCCTATGCCGAAGACAGCAGCGAAAGCTCTGCCGCCGAAGGCATTACAAAAAGCCTGCTTGGCAAGGAAGAGTAAGGCGCCCAGTCGCACGGACTTACGAAATCAAAAGGACGGCAGAGGTTATTCCCTGCCGTCCTTTTTGTTTTCTGATGCGGGTTTGAGAAAACCTAGCCTGCCAGTTCGGTCGCCGTCATCCGGTCGCGCAGTTTTTCCGGCACCGGTCCACCGGCGGCCCAATCAAGGAGCTGCACCGTGTGCAGAACTTTGAGATCGTCGGTTTCGATCTGGACCATGCAGCCGATATTCCCCGTCGCCACCAGATCAGGCTGGGTCGCGCGGATATTGCCGCGTTTGCGTTCCTGAAGCTGGCCAGCAATTTCAGGCTGCAACAGGTTATAGACCCCGGCAGAGCCACAGCACAGATGGCCTTCGGCGATTTCAGCGACTTCATACCCGGCCTGTTTGAGGAGATCACGGGGTGGTCGGGTGATCTTTTGGCCGTGCTGCATCGAGCAGGCTGAATGATAGGCGACACGGGGATTCCCGTGATTGGCACCGGCAAACACGGCGGCATCAATATCAAGGTTTGCGAGATATTCGGTAATGTCCTTGGCAAGACCGGACACCGTCGCCGCCTTATCGGCATAGGCCGGATCATGGCGCAGCATATGGCCGTAATCCTTGATCGTGGTGCCACAGCCCGATGCGGTAATCACGATGGCATCAAGGCCTTCGCCCGCAGCCTCGGCCGTCCAGGCATCGATGTTGGCCTTGGCCTGTGTGTGGGATTGTTCTTCCTTGCCCATATGATGAACAAGCGATCCGCAACAGCCCGCACCCTTGGCAACAACCACCTCGATCCCGAGCCGGGTGAGTAGACGAACCGTCGATTCGTTGATTTCGGTTTCAAGCACCTGCTGGGCACAGCCGATCAGGATGGCAACCCGGCCTTTGCGTTGGCCAACTGCCGGGATCACCTGGGGTTTATCAACCCAGCTTGGCGGATGCATGGGGCGTGCGCCCATCTTGACCATGCCCTTGAGCCGACCGGGCATCAGACGCGCAAAGGGGGCGGCGAATTTTGCGCCGATCAATGACAGCCGAAACAGGGTTGGATTGGGCACAACAATCGACAGCAACTTGCGCAGCAAGCGATCCCCCAACGGGCGTTCATAATTTTGTTCGATATGGGCGCGCGCATTGTCGATCAGGTGCATGTAATCAACACCGGACGGACATGTGGTTGTACAGGAAAGACATGACAGGCAGCGATCAAGGTGTTTGACCACCTTTTCAGTTGCCGGTTTGTCATTTTCCAGCATGTCCTTGATCAGGTAAATGCGGCCACGCGGGCTGTCGAGTTCATCACCGAGGGTGACGAATGTCGGACAGGTCGCGGTACAGAAACCGCAATGCACGCATTTGCGCAGGATCTGTTCGCTTTCGGCAATCGCCGGGTTTTCAAGTTGGGCAGCGGTGAAGTTGGTTTGCATTACGCGCCCTCCCCGTTCTGTGACACTGGCGCAATCCGCCCCGGATTGAGAATACCCTTGGGATCGAGGTTTTCCTTGATCCGGGCATTGATCCGGGCAAGTGCCGGGTCTTCGGGATGGAAGACCGGGGTGGCTTGACGGATTTCATCGGATGCGCGCACCAGATTGGCCTGCCCGCCGACATTGGCGACGATATCGCGGATCGTGCCCGCCATTGCATCGGGCACATTCGCCGCGTCAGATGCGGCGATCTGCAACCAGATCAGGCCACCGGCCCAATCCATCATCGCCCGACCGCCGGTTTTTTCGATCAGTTGGGCACAGATATCGCCACCGCTTGCCGGGGGCACCGATACCCGCCACAGAACACTGCCACTGTTTTCCGATGCCACGAACGGCGCGACATTGGCAACAACCTTCCAGATGCTGTGGCTGTGACTTTCCGGGACTTCGTGGCATTCGCCAAACCCGGCAAGCGCCCGGCACAGGGCATCGGCCCGCCATGCAACAGAGGGATGCGGTCCTTCGACACGAAGCGCCACAAGGCCACTGCCATATTCCCCGGCCAGTGGCACATCAAGGTGCGGCGCGTCTTCGGGCGCGATCCAGGCGGCGGCGGAGACTTCGTTTTCACTGCCCATGGCAATGGTCATCGCCTTTCCCGCCGCACGCGGGTCACTGCAGGCGACAATCACGGTGGCGGATGTTTCGTCATTGGGCATGACCTTAAGCGTTACGGTATGCATGACGCCCAGCGTACCAAAGGAGCCCGCCATCAGTTTTGACAGATCAAAGCCGGTGACGTTTTTCATCACGCGGCCACCGGATTTAAAATCCTCTGCCCGGCCAGAAACGGCCTCGAACCCCAGAAGATGATCGCGTGCCGCACCGACCTTGATCCGGCGCGGCCCGGCAAGATTGCACGCGACAAGCCCGCCAATGGTTCCGGCATCCGACACGGCGTGGCCATCCAGCAAGGCCGGGAAATTTCCGGGCTCAAAATGGAATTGCTGATTTTTTTCCGCCAGAGCGGCCTTGATGTCGGCCAATGGCGTGCCCGCACGGGCCGATATCACCAGTTCTTCGGGCTGATAAAACAAGATGCCCGACAATTTGGAGCAATCAAGCACGGCGTTGGTTCGAACCGAATGGCCAAAGGCGCGCTTGCTGCCCGATCCGATGATTTCAAGCGGGGTCTGTGATCCAAGCGCCCAACCAACCGCATCACGCAGCTGGTCCGGCGTGGTGGGGGAAAGTACGTCCACCATAACTCTCTCTTTTCCTCTCCTGAGCCGGTCTGATCAGATTTGCGGGAGCTGATCAGACGGCCTTTGTTTTTGTAGCTTCTGTGTTGTTGTTTGGCGCGTCTAGAAGCGCGGGATATCCGGGAACTTGTCGGCCACCGCCTTGGCATGCAGGGTTTTGAGTTCCCCACAGCCATGCAAGGTCGGGAATACCTTGCCGGGGTTGAGCAACTGGTCCTCGTCAAAGGCCATCTTGATGCGTTCCTGATGCTTCATGTCATCGATCGAGAACATCTCGCCCATCAGGTCGCGCTTTTCGACACCGATGCCGTGTTCACCCGACAGCACCCCGCCAACCGCGACACACAGTTTCAGGATGTCGGCGCCGAACGCCTCGGCCTTTTCAAGGTC
Above is a window of Thalassospira sp. ER-Se-21-Dark DNA encoding:
- a CDS encoding PstS family phosphate ABC transporter substrate-binding protein; this translates as MMKKTLAVAALMSVAFAGAAEARDQIRIVGSSTVFPFATAVAEEFGKTTSFKTPVIESTGSGGGLKLFCAGVGEQHPDITNASRRIKKSEVETCAKNGISEVTEVKVGYDGIVLSNSNAAPQLDLTKEQIFLALAKTVPSKDGQSLIDNPYSTWAEIDPSLPDVKIEVLGPPPTSGTRDAFTELVLEEACDEFPAIAALKDTNKDQHKAVCAGVREDGAYVEAGENDNLIVQKLEANHDALGIFGFSFLDQNGDKLQGSLIGGVAPTFEAISDGSYPVSRSLFFYVKNAHVGTIPGIKEYLAEFTADKAWGSEGYLADRGLIPMDAAEREAVRNAAMNLSPLSM
- the glcF gene encoding glycolate oxidase subunit GlcF — translated: MQTNFTAAQLENPAIAESEQILRKCVHCGFCTATCPTFVTLGDELDSPRGRIYLIKDMLENDKPATEKVVKHLDRCLSCLSCTTTCPSGVDYMHLIDNARAHIEQNYERPLGDRLLRKLLSIVVPNPTLFRLSLIGAKFAAPFARLMPGRLKGMVKMGARPMHPPSWVDKPQVIPAVGQRKGRVAILIGCAQQVLETEINESTVRLLTRLGIEVVVAKGAGCCGSLVHHMGKEEQSHTQAKANIDAWTAEAAGEGLDAIVITASGCGTTIKDYGHMLRHDPAYADKAATVSGLAKDITEYLANLDIDAAVFAGANHGNPRVAYHSACSMQHGQKITRPPRDLLKQAGYEVAEIAEGHLCCGSAGVYNLLQPEIAGQLQERKRGNIRATQPDLVATGNIGCMVQIETDDLKVLHTVQLLDWAAGGPVPEKLRDRMTATELAG
- the glcE gene encoding glycolate oxidase subunit GlcE, producing MVDVLSPTTPDQLRDAVGWALGSQTPLEIIGSGSKRAFGHSVRTNAVLDCSKLSGILFYQPEELVISARAGTPLADIKAALAEKNQQFHFEPGNFPALLDGHAVSDAGTIGGLVACNLAGPRRIKVGAARDHLLGFEAVSGRAEDFKSGGRVMKNVTGFDLSKLMAGSFGTLGVMHTVTLKVMPNDETSATVIVACSDPRAAGKAMTIAMGSENEVSAAAWIAPEDAPHLDVPLAGEYGSGLVALRVEGPHPSVAWRADALCRALAGFGECHEVPESHSHSIWKVVANVAPFVASENSGSVLWRVSVPPASGGDICAQLIEKTGGRAMMDWAGGLIWLQIAASDAANVPDAMAGTIRDIVANVGGQANLVRASDEIRQATPVFHPEDPALARINARIKENLDPKGILNPGRIAPVSQNGEGA